Part of the Arthrobacter gengyunqii genome is shown below.
GAGCTGCTGCACATGGACAGGAACGCACGCGAGGCGTTGCCGTACATGCATCCGGGCCGCGTGGACGTGATCGGCGCCGGCGCCCTGATCTGGCAGACCATTGTGGACCGGGTCTCGGAACTGACGGACGGAAGGGTTACCTCCGCGGTCACCAGCGAGCACGACATCTTGGACGGCATAGCACTGAGCGCTGCGCGGTGACCCGGGCGTCGGCGGTTTCCGGACCGCGGCAGCGAAGGGGACGGGGCGGGATGCTGGTGGCTGCGCTGCTGGCGCTGACCTTCGTTCCGGCCGCCCCCGCTTCCGCTGACGAATGGCGGGACAAGCAGTACTGGCTCGCGGACTACGGGTTTGACGAGGCCTGGGCCGTGAGCCAGGGTGAGGGCGTGAAGGTGGCGGTCATCGACACCGGCATCGACCCCACCCACCCGGATTTGACCGGTGCGGTCACCGGAGGCACCGACGTTTCCGGTGCCGGAAACCCCGCCGGCAGCACTGGACTGGGCAACAACCCAGCGCACGGAACGCTGGTGGCAACGCTCCTGGCGGGGCGGGGGCATGCCCCCGCCGAGCCGGAGCCCACCGCTGCGCCGGAGAAGGATGCGGGGAAGGACACTGAGAAGACCCCGGCACCCGCCAAGAAAAAGAAGAACTCCGAGGGGATCATTGGCGTGGCACCCAAGGCCGAGCTGCTGGCGGTTTCGGCTTGGATTGGTCCGGACAATCCGGCGGGCATTCCGATCGAGGACCAGATCCCGGCTGCCATCAGGTGGTCCGTGGACAACGGCGCCAAGGTCATCAACATGTCCCTGGGCAGCAGTTCCCCCTCGTGGCCGGAAAGCTGGGACGACGCCTTCCTGTATGCCGAGCAGCAGGATGTGGTGGTGGTGGTCGCCGCCGGCAACCGCGGCGTCGGCATGGTCCAGGTGGGGGCCCCGGCCACCATTCCCGGTGTGCTGACCGTGGCAGGCGTGGATCGCAACGGCGAAGCAAGCCAGGATTCCTCCTCCGAAGGGATCAGCATTGGCGTTGCCGCTCCGGCTGAAGACCTGGTGGGCGGCCTGCCGGGCGGACCGGCCCGGTATGCGGGCTGGAGCGGAACCTCCGGAGCAGCTCCGCTGGTGGCGGGCACCGCAGCCCTGATCCGTTCCGCCTATCCGGAGATGAGCGCAGCGGATGTCATCAACCGCATCATCACCACGTCCCGCGACGCCGGCGCACCCGGGCAGGACACCCTCTACGGTTACGGGATCCTCGACGCGGGGGCGGCACTGACCGCCGACGTTCCGTCAGTGACTGCCAATCCGCTGGGCAACATTGCGGACTGGATTCGCATCCACCGCCGGGACACGTCCACCGCTCCGGCGGCGGACGCTCCGGTGGCTGTTGAACCGACGTCGCCGAACCTGCCCGAACCCACCGTGCCGGTGGCGCTGGTGCCCGGGGACAAGCCCGATCTGTTGCCGGGAACCCTTGTCCTGGGCTTCGGCGGATTGACCCTGGCGGTCGCTGCCGCAGGAGCGGTTGCCGTCGTCCGGGCACGCCGCCGGGACGCGGAAATCCCGCCCCCGGAGGACACGGACACAGGCGAGTTTGAGTCTTCCAAGGTCTCGTGAAGGTTTTCACAAACTAGGGGTAGCATGGGGGTATGGCATCTAAGACTCAGTTTTCAGACCGTCCCCGCGTCCTGGTGGTTGGTGGTGGTTACGTTGGGCTCTACGTAGCGAAGAACCTCCAGAACAAGGTCAAGGCTGAGGGTGGCATCGTCACCGTTGTGGACCCGCTGCCCTACATGACCTACCAGCCGTTCCTCCCCGAGGTTGCCGCAGGCACGATCGAAGCGCGTGACGCCGTCGTGTCCCACCGCATGCACCTGAAGAACACCGAACTGATCACCGGCAAGGTTGTTTCCATCAACCACGCCGCCCGCACAGCCGTGGTTGAACCGGCTGACGGCGGCGAAGCCTTCGAGCTCCCTTACGAGGACGTCGTCCTCGCGGCCGGCTCGATCACCCGCACCTTCCCGATCCCGGGTCTCGCCGAGGCCGGCATTGGCATGAAGACCATTGAAGAAGCAGTGGCCACCCGCAACCACGTGCTGGAGCGGATCGAAACCGCATCCCTGATGCCCGCCGGCCCGGAGCGCGAGCGCGCCCTGAC
Proteins encoded:
- a CDS encoding S8 family serine peptidase; its protein translation is MLVAALLALTFVPAAPASADEWRDKQYWLADYGFDEAWAVSQGEGVKVAVIDTGIDPTHPDLTGAVTGGTDVSGAGNPAGSTGLGNNPAHGTLVATLLAGRGHAPAEPEPTAAPEKDAGKDTEKTPAPAKKKKNSEGIIGVAPKAELLAVSAWIGPDNPAGIPIEDQIPAAIRWSVDNGAKVINMSLGSSSPSWPESWDDAFLYAEQQDVVVVVAAGNRGVGMVQVGAPATIPGVLTVAGVDRNGEASQDSSSEGISIGVAAPAEDLVGGLPGGPARYAGWSGTSGAAPLVAGTAALIRSAYPEMSAADVINRIITTSRDAGAPGQDTLYGYGILDAGAALTADVPSVTANPLGNIADWIRIHRRDTSTAPAADAPVAVEPTSPNLPEPTVPVALVPGDKPDLLPGTLVLGFGGLTLAVAAAGAVAVVRARRRDAEIPPPEDTDTGEFESSKVS